One Vicia villosa cultivar HV-30 ecotype Madison, WI linkage group LG5, Vvil1.0, whole genome shotgun sequence genomic window, taaaattcactaatatcctttataatttattttaatttcaaataaaataattatatattaaatgtcaTTTATGTCATTTTAACTTATCAACTAATTGAActgttaattttaccaaacacttcaactAGCTTATCCGTTATAATCATCAGTTATCAGCTCTAAGCTATAAGCTATAGTCATCTGCCATGAGTATAAACTATCAATTAACTTATCAGTTAACTgctattttaacaaaataaaatatttttaaatttatttatttattattatttatttcattaactttaaattttttattttaattaataaatatttatttttctctcttctaCCACTATCACCACTAACCGTTGTTAAGTCATTTAGCAACTTTGGCGCCAAAATTGAGAATTGAattgtcattttttatttttgaatttatttatttattatttattccactaactttatatttttttattttaattaataaattaatgtttTCTCTCTTCTACCACTACCACCACTAAGGCTCTTTTTGATTAGCCAAATTCCGAGTTTATAGTTtaaagcttatagcttataaactCATATCACAATAAAGATATGTTTGATAACAATCATTTATTCACgagtttataacttattttactaatttatatCTTATTTTTCATATGCTATTTTCAAATGGCGTTGTAGCTTATATCTtatagtttttcattttttttcacttttcccTTATTGTTTTAACAAAATCCACTACTActctttatattttgttttaatttaaaataaaacatttaaatattaaatattttctatgtcatttttaatttatcaggtAATTGAACCATTAATTTTACTaaacacttcaattaacttatctgCTATAAATTATAAGCTATCAGTTAACAACTATTAGTTATAAACTATAAGTCATTTAACAATTTTGGCAtcaaaattaaagataaaattgttatttcctatttttaaatttatttatttattattatttatttcactaactttacatttttttaattttaactaataaattaattttgttcTCTCTTCTACCACTACCACCACTAACCGTTGTTAAGTTATTTATCAACTTTGACGTTAACATTGAGGATAAAAttgttatttcttatttttaaatttatttatttattccattaactttacattttttattttaattaataaattaaagttTTCTCTCATCTACCTCTACCACCATTAGAGCTCTGTATGTGAGTTTATAGTTTATATGTTCATATGACAATAAAAGATATGTTTGGTAATAAGGTTTTTTTTACgaacttataacttattttattagcttattataacttattttactaacttataacttatttttttagacgctatttcaaatagcattttagcttatagctaataacattttattttttatttcacttttgacCTTAttggtttaacaaacttcattacTGTCctttataattcattttaatttaaaataaaataattaactattAAATGTTTTGtgtcattttaatttattagGTAATTGAATCGTTaataccaaacacttcaattagcatataaactataaattataagTCATCAGTTATAAACTATAAgttatcagctatcagtcataaattatcagctaacttatcagtcaaccaCTATTTTTGACAAACAGTGTCTAACTCGATTTTATATTATCTCTATTATAGTTGTTTCTATTTAACATTATAattttttctcttaaattttatattatttaacgaAAAAATTACATTATATTCTAATTTAATGATGCAATGTTATATAATTATATCAAATTTTTTCTAATACTACTTTCATCTTAATTTTGTGCAAAAACAATAACCACTTTTAAGAAACAACTATTCCTTTAAAGAAAGACAATTAAAGaataaagataaaagaaaaatacAGATATCacaaaatgtatttaaatttaaaaaatctcAAATACATCAAATTAAATTGGTCCATAGTGTAGCtatgttttaaaattattataaattgatCATAAATTCATGAGATATATTTTTTCtatgttaaattttattttttaaaaatgaatatcTGTGAGTGAATTTAAATCTGATGTCTCGAATTTGTACATCAATCAATTGAGCTGATATACTACCTTAATAAAGCTGACTTtaacattataaaaattaaaatataattgtataacaaaataattttaaaaattttaaaaattctattCAAAATATATCAACCTCAAAATAGTTAAGCATTGAAACCAAATTTAAGGAtaaatcaagaaataaataacaacaatCCATGTGAATCCAAACAATACATTTAAGAATGAAATCCAAAGAAGTAACACATGACCCCACATATTCCACATCACCATCTCCACCATTCCATGATAATACCACCACAAACAAAAGCAGTTTTCCGTTccaactttcaccgttattttctCATTATTAGTATTACTCATTCCCACACTCCCACTACTACTCAACCACTTAACTTAACACCGCTCCCATTTCAACCTCTTCAAATTCTCCAACACCGTTACAGCCACCACACCAAATAATACCGTTAACTTAACAACCGTTGTTAAAACTCACCACCATAAAAAcccacttttctcttctttttcatcTCTTCATTCTTCTCTTACTTTCTTTATCTCAGATCTACATTTTCAAACAACCAAAGTAAGTAAGTACCACCACTTTTCTTCATACAAAATTTGAATTTCATCCATTTTTTTTCCACTTTACTCAATAAATAAACACCAAAAAGCTGAAATTCAAACGCgctttttttaaattctttttttttagtttaacctagttttttaaattataaacttACTTGTTGTAGAAAAGAAACACCACCACTGCAAAAAGCTCTTTCTTTTATGCAGCAATGTCGGTTTCTACTTTCATTCTATAGACAACGTTCTTGGAATAATAACAATTTGAATTTTCCTTTTTGTCTCTTTCATTTCGATTTTCACAAGCGGgaaatttcactttttttttctctttttttatataGTACTAACATtcttgtaattttcatttcaatcCATGCAGCATTAAGCTTATCCCAGAAGTGCTTATTGTAGAAGTGCTTATTGTAGAAGTGCTTATTGTAGAAGTGCTTATTGCAGAAGTGAAAAAACATGAAGTTTCTTGATGTTACATGTTTTGTTATATTCATATTGTGTATTATGTGGAGAGGAAATTGTGAGCCTGTTGAAGATAAAGAGGTTTTGCTTGATTTTGTGAAAAAGTTTCCACCTTCAAGGACACTGAATTGGAATGAGAGTTTCTCTGTTTGTGATAATTGGACTGGTGTAACTTGCAATGGTGATAAGTCTAGGGTTATAGCGATTCGGTTACCGGGTGTTGGATTTCATGGAAAGATTCCACCTAATACTATTAGCAATCTTTCAGAGCTTCAGATTTTGAGTCTTAGATCCAATTTCATAACTGGATTTTTTCCTAGTGATTTTTCTAATTTGAAAAACTTGTCTTTTCTTTATCTTCAGTTTAACAATTTGTCTGGGTCTTTGCCTGATTTTTCAGCTTGGAAGAATCTTACTGTTGTTAATTTGTCTAGTAATAGATTCAATGGGAGTATTCCTGTTTCGCTTTCCAATTTGACTCAGCTTTCGGGTTTGAACCTTGCGAATAATGATCTTTCTGGTGATATTCCTGATCTGAATTTGTCGAGGTTGCAGACGCTGAATTTGTCTAACAATGATTTACATGGCACTGTGCCGAGATCGTTAAGGAGGTTTCCGGATTCGGCGTTTTTTGGGAATAATGTAACTCTTGGAGATTATCCTGTTGTTCCGCCCGTGCCTTCGCCGGTTTATGTTGCGTCTTCGCCCTCGGAGAAACGCGGGAGGCTAAGTGAAGCGGCGCTGCTTGGAATTATTGTTGTTGGGAGTTTTCTTGGGCTTGTGGCATTTGGTTTTTTGATGTTTGTGTGCTGCTGTGCTAGAAAAAAGGATGAagatgattatgatgatgataCGTTTGTTGGAAAGTCGAATAAGGGGAAAATGTCTCCGGAGAAAGCTGTTTCGAGGAACATGGATGCTAATAATAAACTGACTTTCTTCGAGGGATGTAATTATGCATTTGATTTGGAGGATTTATTGAGAGCTTCCGCCGAGGTATTAGGAAAGGGAATGTTTGGTACTGCTTACAAGGCGATTCTTGAGGACGCGACAGCAGTTGTTGTGAAGAGATTGAAGGAGGTTGCCTTTGGAAAGAAGGATTTTGAGCAATACATGGAGATTGTTGGAAGTCTTAAACATGAGAATGTGGTTGAGCTGAAAGCTTATTATTATTCGAAAGACGAGAAACTGATGGTATACGATTACTACAGTCAGGGGAGTGTCACTTCTTTGTTGCATGGTATGTTCCATTATTTTAACCAATTGCAATTGCATATGTATACTATGCTTGAATCAAATGTATATAAAAAATTTTGTACTCATTTTGCTTTCTGAGAATTTCAgggaaaagaggagaagagaaggtGCCTTTAGATTGGGATACTAGGTTGAGAATCGCTTTAGGTGCAGCAAGAGGCATTGCTTACATCCATGTTGAGAATAGCGGTAAACTTGTACACGGAAACATCAAGTCTTCGAATATCTTTCTCAACACTAAGCAATACGGTTGTGTATCTGATCTTGGTCTAGCATCCATATCAACGTCCCTCGCCCTACCAATCTCACGAGCAGCAGGTTATCGAGCACCAGAAGTTACAGACACAAGGAAAGCAGCGCAACCTTCTGATGTTTACAGCTTCGGCGTGGTGTTACTAGAGCTTCTAACAGGGAAATCACCTATCCATTCAACAGGTGGTGAGGAGTTTGTTCACTTGGTGAGATGGGTTCATTCGGTTGTGCGAGAGGAGTGGACGGCTGAAGTATTTGACTTAGAGTTGATGAGATATCCAAAtatagaagaagagatggttGAGATGTTGCAGATAGCAATGTCGTGTGTGGTAAGAATGCCTGATCAGAGACCCAAGATGTCAGAAGTTGTGAAGATGATAGAAAATGTGAGACTGACTGATAATACACAGACTCGAGCATCATCTGAGAACCAAGCAGAAGTTAGATTATCATCTCAAAGCGAGACCGATAATGAGAACATTAACTCCACTTCTTCCCCTTTGCCGAAAGGAAGTGAATGAAAACAAAGTAAAGTTGTTGACATTTATttcatttgatttgattaatgtatctGTTCCACGTTCTGAACAAGAACAAGATGATTAaccattattattttttcaaattatttgaaGTTTCTTGAATTCGCACCTGCTCGGTGCTACAGTCAGCTGGTTACAATATCAGGCATTTCTTTGTATGTTTTTGTGTGTATGTCATTAGTTATTAACGTGAAGATTTCTTAACCAAGTCGATAATCTCATCGCCAAACAACATATTATGATGAACTTAAACCTTTCCGATGTATATTAACCTGATCTGATTATTGTTTCCAAGGGTCTTGGAAGTAATGAAATATAAAGTGTATGTTTGAATTGAAAATGAGTTTAGCATTCGACCAAGTCGCAACGGAGGCACCATAATTTCGTCAAATTTATCTTTCAAACATGTATAAGTTGATTATAGACCTTTTTCTTTGCCTTCATAAGTTTAGTTTTTATTAAGTCACAATGTCATTTCATTACTGAAGACAACCGTCTAATTGATTTGGACGATAGATGATGAACCAGAGAGCAGAGTTTGTCTGCTCTTGGTGAGAAGGGGAAACATATGTTTTTCGCCCTCGCTTTGTCTCAGCTCAATTTGTCTTGGGCATTGTGAGCGACACATAACACATAACAGTTTATTAGTTTATTTggtaaataaaattttgaaaccTTTTAGTTTGAAGATGTGTCAGGATTTTGGATGGTTACAAAGCAATGAGCCTGAGTGTGTAAGTATTAAAGATACCTTATTTAATGCTACAAATTCTAGTTGATTATACTGTCAAACAAATTCACGTGTTCTAACCTTTTCCTGTCCCTCATTGTTCCTAACTTGTTACCTAGTAGAAGTCTCCAGAAGTGGACATAACATACAGTTTacatagtttgaattttttttgggtTTCGACATTTATTCCATAGGACCAGTGCCTAAGACTGTGTCATATTAGAAAGAGACAATTGTGGGCACACTGGTATTCCTGTGAACTATTTCCTCTGACCATTCATTTTCTTTCAGATTACTTACTTATCTATAAACAAGTTGTATGTAGTGAGCATTATTTTTATGGAATTATACAATTTTCACAAGTGAACCAGTGAACCAATTTTTTTATAAGAGATTTGGACAAGGATATGGACCCCAAATAATCTATATTTAGtaaaattctcaatcaattttccaATAATTTCAGAGATCCTCAAACTTAAAATTTTGAGGAATGACTTTCAAGAAAGATCTTTTTATACAAAATGTCAAAATTGAATATTTGGGAATCTACGAAATTATTAGAAGATGAATTTAGAATTTTCCTCCATACTGTTGTAACAAACGATACTAATTACGATGTCTTTAGGTGAGAAAGAGAGTTTTTTTATTGACTAAAAAACGGTTCAGTTAACAAAAGGGAGAAAagaggaaagaagaagaagaagaagaaaaataggaTTAACTAAAATCATTAATCTTTATCTTCTCATTAGAGTTTGTAATTACAAGTATTACAAAATAACAACCAACTTCAACCTCTCAAAAACTCAAGAGATCAGCCTATTATGGACTGCTAACTATGTATATTAAGTATGATGATAATACACATACATACATGACATACATAGCTAACTTAGACACTAAACTAACTTAaacaacaagctaacttaaacaactGCATGCTAGAACAAGCTTCGACTATAGCACACACATCTTCGACTACTGCATGCTAGAACaaacttcgactacaacatgcaccaCTCTGTCGAACCATGAAGCTACTCTTGTCgagactagagttcgatccaaataccacaaatctccaccttggaacaaactgTACAACATGAAAGAAACAAACTAGCTTTCATCATGCAGTTtcatcaactgcatacaatgaaAGAACTTGTTGATTGACAATGACTTTATGATCATATATGCAACATTGTGATCAGCCAAAACCTTCATCACTTTGACTTCTCCACATTCAATTTTCTCCCTAATAAAATGCAACCTAACATCAATGTGCATGGTTCTCTCCTTATATATGTTGAATTCTTTGATAGAAGTATAACACtatgactatcacatttaacaatggTAGCTTGAACTTGAAGTTTCAGTTTTTTAGCAAacccttcaagccacaatgcttctttaaCAACTTCAATGAGGGCAATATACTCACTTAGCTTCAATGGTCTATAAGGCTAAAACCTTCTAAAGCATTGCTTTCCAACTGATTGTTgtaccaaacatagtgaaaacatattcaGAAAGATATTTTTTAGTATCCATACTTCCTGCTTAGTCAGAGTCAACAAATCCTTTGACTTCCACTTTGTCATCTTCTttggctccaccataaattagaacCATACTCAAGGATCTTTTATGCATCTCAGAATCCACTTCAGAGCTTGCTAGTGTGCCTTCCCAAGATTAGTCATATATCTGCTTACAAGGCTCACTATGTAAACTATGTTTGGCCTCGTACAAACTATAatatacatcaaagaacctattATACTATAGCATATGTAATGGTATTGATATAGGCTTTTTCAACTTCAGTACTCGGACTTTAAGTCGTACTCAGATTGAATTGAGGATTTGTTGGTGTTACGACAgactttgaattcgacataccaaatttATCGAGATTCTTCCTTAGGTAcgtctcttgagataagcataatctcGACTGCTTTCTATCTCTCCAAATGTCAATCCTAAGAATCCTAGTGGCAGCGCCTAGATCCTTTATTTTGAACTCGTTATTGAGTTCATTCTTCACCTTCATTACATCCTCAACATTGTCGCTCTCTATGAGAATATCAttcacataaagcaacaaaataacaagtgAACTTCCAGGTAGAAATCTTGAGTAAACATAGTGGTCGAACTAACTCCTAGTGAAACTAATGTCTGCCATGAACTTATAAACTCTCATATTCCACTGTTGAGGAGATTTTTTCAGGCCATACAAAGACCTATTCAGCATGCATACATAATCCTCCTTGCCCTATTTTACGTTCCTGTCATGTTACTTCATCTGAATTGTTTCATCTAGTTCTCCATACATGAAGAcgatcttcacatccatctgttcaagTTCTAAGTCAAACTTTTCCACCTAGGCCAACAACATTCGAATGGATCTATGATAGTAAAGCTAACATGATGGCaaatgctttgagtaggaagtctttgcatatgtcggcacTTATGGTTAGAGAGTTGATTGAGCAGTTCAGAGATCTTAGCTTGGTGTGTGAGATAACACTAGAGAGTGTGAAATTAGGtatgctgaagttgactagtaatgtgttagaagaaatcaaagaaggtCAGAATTTGGACTTAGAAATGGTTGATCAGTTAGTGTTAATCAATCAAGGTTAATAAGTGGACAACAAAGTATAAGAGAATGGAATTATGATATTTTGGGACAGAGTTTGTATGCcagattttccaaagctttagaAGAGAACTATTGAAGAAAGTCACAGAAGTAGTTGGAGTATTCATCCTAGAGCTATTAAGGTGTACCAAGGTCTTAAGAATTTTTTTTGGCGGCCATGTGTGAAGAGTATGTGGCCGAATTTGTTTACgcttgtttaacttgtcagaagtcgaagattgagcattaGAAACCGTCCGGATTGATGAAATCGTTGAGTATTCCTAAATGTAAGTGAGATAGTATCTCCATGGATTTTGATATATGTTTTCTGAAGACCTCTAAAGGAAGCGATTATATTTGGTTTATTGTGGATAGACTGACTAAGTCGGCTTATTTTATTCCGTTAAGATCTATTTTCTGTTGTAGAAGTTAACAGAGGTATACTTCAGtatgattgtgaagttgcatggtattccttcgagcatTGTTTTAGATAGATATTCGAGTTTCACATCAAGGTTCTGGGAGAGTTTGTAATAAGCCTTGGAAAAGAAGTTGAGGTTGATTTCTACTTACCATCCGCAAACGGATGGTCGGACTAAAAGGATTATCCAATCATTGGAAGATTTGTTGAAAACTTTGTTTTGGAACAGGGAGATAATTGGGATAGTTATTTCCATTGATCGAGTTCACCAATAACAACAATTTACATTCTAGTATCTGAAACGAaccttttgaagctttgtatggtaaaAGGTGTAAGACACCTTTAGGTTGATATGAATTAGGTGAAAGTGTTGTGCTTGGATTTTAGATTGTTCAATAAACCACTGAGAAatttaagatgattcaggagaagatgaaggcatTGCAGAGCAGACAAAAGAATTATCATAATAAGTGGAGGAAGGCACTGGAATTCTAgaagggagatcatgtgttcttgagagtCACTCTAATGAGTGGTGTTGATCGTGTGCTGAAGTCTCAAAAGCTTGCGCCTTATTTTATTGGTTTGTATCATATCCTTCAGAAAGTAGGAGAAGTGGCATACAAAGTTTCCTTGCCACAATCTTTTTTCGATTTTTCATagtgtattccatgtgtctcagctTTGAAAGTATATTCCTGATCCATTTCATATGATCCAattggatgatgtgcaagtgagagagaATTTGACTATTGAGGCATCACCCTCACGGATAGAGGATCGAGAAGTGAAACCATTAATGGGTAAAGAGATAATTTGGTGAATATAATATGGGGAGGACCTATTGGAGGAAGTGTGTCGCGGGTGATAGGGAGTAGAATGGGAGAGTCTTATCCGGAGCTATTTCCTTCAAGTAATTTTCGAGGGCAGAAATTCTTTAAGTGAGGGAGAAGTTTAACACTCCAGTTTTAATTAATTGagttttggtgtgtttttgaattaatttattgttttatttaatttgatgAGGATGGGTAGAaatgttatatatttttagttaattaattgaaataattgaGAAAATCAAAGAATAAGTGATCTtgaggaaaaaaataaaaattaaggggAATTGGTAAATGAGATTAATAagaattaaaggagaatgggggagttatgaaaaataaaactaaaataaagttTTAGGCCCCGTTTGATGGGCAGGATAAGAGACAAGATAGGATATTTGTATCATATCCCATCTTAATTTAGTGTTTGCTGACACAACAGGATAGgataagttaatcctgaaacttatcttatcctgcctcactagttcaaattgttatcctgaATATGAGCTGGGTTAAATCTAGCAGGATAggataagaaaatgatttactaatttacccctataaaatataatttaaaataaaaaattaaatatgacaaaatgcaaataaaaattaatttgatattaaattaaaaatattaataaataatttttaaaatatatatgtataattATCATAAGgataattttttaactttataaaatataaaaaattagaatatttaaaaataaaataattattaaaattttaaaaatatgaatactaattttacttttttttatcaaattaaatatatgttcttgGCTTCTTGCAAGGGTaattttgtcatatatatatatatatatatatatatatatatatatatatatatatatatatatatatatatatatatatatatatatatatatatatatatatatatatatattgcttatCTAATATATATACTAGAATTCATCATGATCATTTTTAAGAAAAGTTGAAATTATTTACTCAACAGTGTCAATGAGGTTTGTTTAACTATagtataatattatttttgactaatttataaattttaaaatattttataaaataatttttttaaaaaataattgttttccaaggatatatatatagggatggcaacgggtcgggtcgggtgcgggtttcacactacccaaacccgcacctgaAATCGGCACcagaacccgaacccaaacccaaaggtTGTTCGGGTGGCAAattaacacccacgcccacacccgttgggttcgggttttttcacctaAACCCATACCCGCagcaaaatacatttttcctacaaatttccataaaatatatattttatatctaatatattatattatatatataatattatattatatttatattatatataatatttatatatatatatatatatatatatatatatatatatatatataaacaggtGGGAtttcgggtggcacccgaacccgaacccaaacccagtcaactcgggttttcacccgtcgactcgggttcgggtgcagGTGGGCCCTGCGGGTTTGGGTCTgcttgccatatatatatatatatatatatatatatatatatatatatatatatatattattcggTATCATGTGTgaaccaaacacatgatatgataaGTCTTATCATGTCTATATCATATCTTATCCTTATCCTGCTTGATATCCTATCACATATCTATcatatcctgcgcaccaaacgggCCCTTATTTCATTAGAAGGAATGAGGTAAAATCAATCAGTATGTGAAAGTTGGAAGAAAAGGTAAGATAGAAAATAAGAAGCCCTAGGAGAGCAACAGTAAGAAGAGAGATTCGTCACTGTCAAGTTTGGAGCTTTTTCGTGAATTCGAGGTAAGGGATAACTATTCATGATAAGGGTGCTTAACCTTGTAGGATAGAGATGAATCCTTactctatttcttcttctttttctccatTTGTCCTCCATTGACGGGGGTTTGTGAATTGTGAGAGGGTTGTATGAAACCTCCTCAATTGGATTGATGTATGgttgtttttaattgttttaatcatgCAAAATGTTATTTTTTGTGAATTATGTGATTGGATGCCAAGAGAACATTAGAGATAATTATGTTCATATGATGATAATTAAGTATTGATGAAAAGCATGATGAATTAATGTGATGATGTTGTTTTTTATGTTCTTGAGTGTTTATTACTAGGTGATTCATGTACATTAAGTTATGATATGTTTTGGGGCTGTTAAAAGTCAAAACTAAGGTTTGGGGTCTGATGCAAGGTTGGAAAACAAGAGAAATCACACAAAATCGCGAAATAAAATTCTGGGTTATGGGAGCTGCTATGGGTCGTAAGAGCTGCTACAGAATACCATAGCAGCCCTCTAGTATTTGTACTAGAGGCCTGTCAAAGGGGGTCCTTGCTTGGGGAGTGATACGAGCCATGTTAGTCAACACGAGCGGCCATAGTAGCCCCCTGGTTTTTTTGAACCAAGTGCGTCGTTTCATGTATAACTCGAGTTTCGTGACTCCATTTGAGACTCAGtttgaagtgttggaaagctaacacaTTATACTaccttataataattttttagagCTTAAAAATGTAGATTAATTTTTGAAGAGTATGTTTTActtgtgatgattattatgagaTGATTATTAAATAATGTTCTAATCATGAATTGTTGACTGTTATGTGATGACGATGATGGAATCTAAATTGTTGTGATTATTTATATGGTTGAGTATTGTCGAGAAATTGCGTAATTCTAATTATTATGTCGAGTTATGTTGAGAGGTGTAGTTAAGAAATGAACTACGATGGTGGCCAAATATATAAAGGAACTACTATGGTTCGAAGGTGAACCGGTAATGATTATTACATCTATATTTTGTTATTACATTTCATGCATCATGTATGTTGGAGATAAGTGTAAGAAAATTTCTCAAGTGATAAGTCTTAGTTAAGAAGAGGGGACCAGTGATGAGTTTGGGTTCAGAAAGGAAACATGTTCGAAGGGGAACCAACGGTGAGTGGATGAAATCAGCAAATAACTTGATGTTCAAAtttggtatcacatgcatattGAAGTAGAGTAGAGCAGTGCATTGAATTCATTCTTACATGTGTGAATGATTAATGTTGTGAGTGATTCTTGTTGTGCATGGTAATTTGTTGTGAAGATTCAGCTAAAGCGACACAGATGTCTGGGGTGTCGTTTCTAGGTTGTCCACTTCTCTTCTGAAGTTTCTGGCTATTCTGACTACCCGGATTCTCCGTACTCCTTAAGAGGTTGTTGTTGCAATGTCCGAAGAGGATTTGGCATACCTCTAAAATCTCCCAAAAATGAAGAAGACAAAGCTTTTCTTAGAAGCCACTTTTTACACTTCCTATACCACTTCTCTATTCTCCGTAGAAGCTGTTGGTTGGAAGGAAGTTTTGACCATGGTAAATCCTATCAAAAAGAGAGATTACTATAAGGGAGAGTGTGAATTTATGGAGCAGAAGTGATTAAGCTTCTACATGAAATGTCAACCCTCTAAGAGAAAGCTAGTAGTGTTTAGTATCTTCGGGTGGAGGCCAAAATTCATGGGTACCCTTCTTCTTTAGCTGTTAGGTTTATTGAGCTTGAGTCCTC contains:
- the LOC131603695 gene encoding probable inactive receptor kinase At4g23740, encoding MKFLDVTCFVIFILCIMWRGNCEPVEDKEVLLDFVKKFPPSRTLNWNESFSVCDNWTGVTCNGDKSRVIAIRLPGVGFHGKIPPNTISNLSELQILSLRSNFITGFFPSDFSNLKNLSFLYLQFNNLSGSLPDFSAWKNLTVVNLSSNRFNGSIPVSLSNLTQLSGLNLANNDLSGDIPDLNLSRLQTLNLSNNDLHGTVPRSLRRFPDSAFFGNNVTLGDYPVVPPVPSPVYVASSPSEKRGRLSEAALLGIIVVGSFLGLVAFGFLMFVCCCARKKDEDDYDDDTFVGKSNKGKMSPEKAVSRNMDANNKLTFFEGCNYAFDLEDLLRASAEVLGKGMFGTAYKAILEDATAVVVKRLKEVAFGKKDFEQYMEIVGSLKHENVVELKAYYYSKDEKLMVYDYYSQGSVTSLLHGKRGEEKVPLDWDTRLRIALGAARGIAYIHVENSGKLVHGNIKSSNIFLNTKQYGCVSDLGLASISTSLALPISRAAGYRAPEVTDTRKAAQPSDVYSFGVVLLELLTGKSPIHSTGGEEFVHLVRWVHSVVREEWTAEVFDLELMRYPNIEEEMVEMLQIAMSCVVRMPDQRPKMSEVVKMIENVRLTDNTQTRASSENQAEVRLSSQSETDNENINSTSSPLPKGSE